From Corvus cornix cornix isolate S_Up_H32 chromosome 6, ASM73873v5, whole genome shotgun sequence, one genomic window encodes:
- the UBE2D1 gene encoding ubiquitin-conjugating enzyme E2 D1 isoform X1 has protein sequence MALKRIQKELSDLQRDPPAHCSAGPVGDDLFHWQATIMGPPDSAYQGGVFFLTVHFPTDYPFKPPKIAFTTKIYHPNINSNGSICLDILRSQWSPALTVSKVLLSICSLLCDPNPDDPLVPDIAQIYKSDKEKYNRHAREWTQKYAM, from the exons ATGGCCCTGAAGCGGATACAGAAA GAACTAAGTGATCTGCAGCGAGACCCACCAGCCCACTGTTCTGCTGGACCTGTTGGAGATGACT TGTTTCATTGGCAAGCAACTATTATGGGACCT cCTGATAGTGCTTATCAAGGGGGAGTATTTTTTCTCACAGTACACTTTCCAACAGACTATCCTTTCAAACCACCAAAG attGCTTTTACCACAAAAATATATCACCCAAACATAAACAGTAATGGGAGTATTTGTCTTGATATCTTGAGATCACAATGGTCACCAGCTCTGACTGTTTCTAAAG ttttattgtCCATATGCTCCTTACTTTGTGATCCTAATCCAGATGATCCTTTAGTACCAGATATTGCACAGATCTACAAGTCAGACAAGGAAAA ATACAACAGACATGCAAGAGAATGGACTCAGAAATATGCAATGTAA
- the UBE2D1 gene encoding ubiquitin-conjugating enzyme E2 D1 isoform X5, with protein sequence MLENRTLCICKEKPLLKPDSAYQGGVFFLTVHFPTDYPFKPPKIAFTTKIYHPNINSNGSICLDILRSQWSPALTVSKVLLSICSLLCDPNPDDPLVPDIAQIYKSDKEKYNRHAREWTQKYAM encoded by the exons ATGCTGGAAAATCGCACTCTTTGCATCTGCAAAGAGAAACCACTTCTTAAG cCTGATAGTGCTTATCAAGGGGGAGTATTTTTTCTCACAGTACACTTTCCAACAGACTATCCTTTCAAACCACCAAAG attGCTTTTACCACAAAAATATATCACCCAAACATAAACAGTAATGGGAGTATTTGTCTTGATATCTTGAGATCACAATGGTCACCAGCTCTGACTGTTTCTAAAG ttttattgtCCATATGCTCCTTACTTTGTGATCCTAATCCAGATGATCCTTTAGTACCAGATATTGCACAGATCTACAAGTCAGACAAGGAAAA ATACAACAGACATGCAAGAGAATGGACTCAGAAATATGCAATGTAA
- the UBE2D1 gene encoding ubiquitin-conjugating enzyme E2 D1 isoform X2, with protein sequence MALKRIQKELSDLQRDPPAHCSAGPVGDDLFHWQATIMGPPDSAYQGGVFFLTVHFPTDYPFKPPKIAFTTKIYHPNINSNGSICLDILRSQWSPALTVSKVLLSICSLLCDPNPDDPLVPDIAQIYKSDKENISLWMTQKKVNPV encoded by the exons ATGGCCCTGAAGCGGATACAGAAA GAACTAAGTGATCTGCAGCGAGACCCACCAGCCCACTGTTCTGCTGGACCTGTTGGAGATGACT TGTTTCATTGGCAAGCAACTATTATGGGACCT cCTGATAGTGCTTATCAAGGGGGAGTATTTTTTCTCACAGTACACTTTCCAACAGACTATCCTTTCAAACCACCAAAG attGCTTTTACCACAAAAATATATCACCCAAACATAAACAGTAATGGGAGTATTTGTCTTGATATCTTGAGATCACAATGGTCACCAGCTCTGACTGTTTCTAAAG ttttattgtCCATATGCTCCTTACTTTGTGATCCTAATCCAGATGATCCTTTAGTACCAGATATTGCACAGATCTACAAGTCAGACAAGGAAAA CATTTCTCTCTGGATGACTCAGAAGAAAGTGAATCCAGTCTGA
- the UBE2D1 gene encoding ubiquitin-conjugating enzyme E2 D1 isoform X3 translates to MVEELSDLQRDPPAHCSAGPVGDDLFHWQATIMGPPDSAYQGGVFFLTVHFPTDYPFKPPKIAFTTKIYHPNINSNGSICLDILRSQWSPALTVSKVLLSICSLLCDPNPDDPLVPDIAQIYKSDKEKYNRHAREWTQKYAM, encoded by the exons ATGGTGGAA GAACTAAGTGATCTGCAGCGAGACCCACCAGCCCACTGTTCTGCTGGACCTGTTGGAGATGACT TGTTTCATTGGCAAGCAACTATTATGGGACCT cCTGATAGTGCTTATCAAGGGGGAGTATTTTTTCTCACAGTACACTTTCCAACAGACTATCCTTTCAAACCACCAAAG attGCTTTTACCACAAAAATATATCACCCAAACATAAACAGTAATGGGAGTATTTGTCTTGATATCTTGAGATCACAATGGTCACCAGCTCTGACTGTTTCTAAAG ttttattgtCCATATGCTCCTTACTTTGTGATCCTAATCCAGATGATCCTTTAGTACCAGATATTGCACAGATCTACAAGTCAGACAAGGAAAA ATACAACAGACATGCAAGAGAATGGACTCAGAAATATGCAATGTAA
- the UBE2D1 gene encoding ubiquitin-conjugating enzyme E2 D1 isoform X4 produces the protein MELSDLQRDPPAHCSAGPVGDDLFHWQATIMGPPDSAYQGGVFFLTVHFPTDYPFKPPKIAFTTKIYHPNINSNGSICLDILRSQWSPALTVSKVLLSICSLLCDPNPDDPLVPDIAQIYKSDKEKYNRHAREWTQKYAM, from the exons ATG GAACTAAGTGATCTGCAGCGAGACCCACCAGCCCACTGTTCTGCTGGACCTGTTGGAGATGACT TGTTTCATTGGCAAGCAACTATTATGGGACCT cCTGATAGTGCTTATCAAGGGGGAGTATTTTTTCTCACAGTACACTTTCCAACAGACTATCCTTTCAAACCACCAAAG attGCTTTTACCACAAAAATATATCACCCAAACATAAACAGTAATGGGAGTATTTGTCTTGATATCTTGAGATCACAATGGTCACCAGCTCTGACTGTTTCTAAAG ttttattgtCCATATGCTCCTTACTTTGTGATCCTAATCCAGATGATCCTTTAGTACCAGATATTGCACAGATCTACAAGTCAGACAAGGAAAA ATACAACAGACATGCAAGAGAATGGACTCAGAAATATGCAATGTAA